A segment of the Triticum urartu cultivar G1812 chromosome 1, Tu2.1, whole genome shotgun sequence genome:
CTCAATTTGGTTGCGGATGTTCGCGAGTGATTTTTCCTGCAAGGTAGATAATATAAGACCGCATTCCATACACAATTACAGCAAGAGTATATAAACAGCAAAGGATCTGCATAATAAAAAGAGGAATCCACATGAGCAATGAAAAAGGGTATTATTACTAGGTACCTTCTTTGCAAGGGCTTTCTCCAGTGATCCCTTTTGCTTCGTTGCACTGGCAATATCAGCTTTAAACTGTTCCAACTCTGACTTGGCATGATCACGTTCAGCGTCCATTTGCTGATGTTTGGTAATCAAATCCGTAATTTTCTTATCTATATGTATGGGGAGTTAAGAAAATTCTTTGATGTACAATGTCTCTCTTGCAGATAAGCAGTAAACATCTAGGAGAAGTTGTAAATTTTTCATCACATATTCAATTATTTATAGGGATTGAAAACAAACAAATAGAAGCAAGCAGCGAGATGTCATGAGTTCCAAGAAGCTAAACTTTTTTGAACTGACAATTGACATATACATATGATTTGATAAAGTGTGGTGGATCCCAGATCATTACCACATACATTTTGCAAGAATTAAACCTACGTGGTGTGCATACTTCTTCTGAGTGATGACAATGAGCAACACAGCAAGCAAGGAATCTCAAATTCAAATGTAGAACATAACCTTAAACTACTTGCCCATTGGACCTGTGGCAAGAAGCAGTTGCAGGTGTATATTTAGCTGCAGCAGGCACTAAAAGGACAAAACATGAGGCCTTGCACTAGCCTCGTGCAAGAGAAACAGGAATATCATTGAACTAAAGCAGGATATCTTTTAACTTTTTTCCCACGTTCTCTAGATGTGCCGTCTTTTTTTCAATTTCTGCTTTGTTGTCCCTGATTACTTTTACAAACTTCAGTCTTGAGCGTCTAGAATCATAGAAACCTCCTGTCATGCCACCCTTTTTGGCTACTTGATCACCTGAGGATAACCACAATGTCAACTTATATGTTCAAAGTAATAATGACAGTGACAGCTCAAGAGCAAAATTGAGGATTACCATCAAGTGTGATGCAATCTAGACTATTGCTGCGTGCAACTCTGGTCGCAGTTTCCAGGTCTCGGCATATAACTGTCCTaccaaaaacctaacagaaaattCTAAGTTAAGCAGGAAAAAGAACCATATGAAAGCCAAGAAGTACACTTTTGAATGAAAAGTTATCAGAAAAAACTAGCTTAGGTGCTTGAGGAAGGGAAGCTACATAATCTGGAGGAGCAAGGTTTCCCGGTAAGTACGTACATATGGCATGAACCCTCTACAGAAGTGCGCTAAAGGTAAAAACATGCATAAATGGGAACATGGGAGTGAGTAGTGAACACCTTATTTATATTTTTAATGTCTCCAACATGGCATCCAATTGGAAGCTGAAGATAAATTAGAATGAAATCTTCTGTATCCAAACAAGGATATACTATAAAATAATCTGCGATGTCACTCATAACTCAAGTGATTTTGCTGGGTGTCAACGCTCCAAGCAAACAAAGCTAAGATGGATACATGCAACAGAAGAGATGATAACGTGAAGGCAGCATTGGTATTTGGTAATGCAGATGAAGGGTAAGAAGATAGATCAGAACTGAGCCTGAACTAAATTAACCATGGCAGCCCAATAAAAGATGTAGACATCCATTGGAAGGAAAAAATAACAGGAAAGTTTGAATGACACCTGTTCAAAAGCGCGACGATGCTCAGCACGAAACTTTAACTTCTTTAACAATGGAACAAAATCAGAGCTCTGTGGAACATTGACATTCGGAGCATGCACTCTATTCAGTGGTATGAAAGTCACCCGTCCACCTTTTTCTCGAGTCAATACCTGAATTATCCTTGTCGATATATCGTCATTTTCAACCACCACATGGAACAAGCTATTCACATCAGAAAATATGGGTTATTCAATAACAGAGAAGATGAAATGAAAGTGAAGGATCAAGACAAAAAAGAAACAGAACAAGACCTATTCCCAGCAGTGACCTCAACAGCTGTAAAAAACTTCTCTTCGCAGTCAACCAGTTCTAACACTGGACCAAAAACTCCTCCAATACCATGGTCCCTGATGATTCGGCTAACAGAATTCAGGCCTCTCCTGATATCCTGAGGAAGAAAACAAAATTAACACCATCCAAAGATAGCTTTAAGCCGTTCTTAAAGTAAAAAGGAATGCCATAGTATGACAAAAGAGGCACAGCTCAATATTTAGAAGGAGAAGGTCTAGCAATTGCAAAACCAGGTTTAGGGCTATGCTATATACTCCAAAATTCATGAAATCTGTTGCGACAATAAACACAAAGTCAGGTACGACTGATGTAAACCCATGATAAGATATTTTTGAAGTTGTTAAATGTATATAACAATACACCTAAGCCATTTGATTTACAACTATCGTTGCTCTTCCCTCCAACTCATCGAATTATTCTGCCCCTTACCAGTAACCACAATTTCATACTAACGATGAGGAAATGATACCAAGACCGTAAATGATGATCACAATCGTATGTGCTTTTGGTAACACATGATATTATGTGCTAAAGTTGCAAGCTACCAAGCATGTCATACAAAGTTTAAGGTTCGCTTTCTTGGCGTGCAAATTTTGAGTCAGGTCACCAGAAGTTGCTCCTTTTACTTGCCATTTTAGACACCAGATCACCGATACAGTTTATGCTTTGCAATTCAGATTTCTGACCATTGAGTTTCAGTAAAACTTTCTGTCTAAAGGAATGTTCATTAGTCTCCTCGACTCTTAACAACGTTCAACCCCTCCCCGGGGGCGGGCGACTCGGGAGGCAACGCTACCCCCCCCTGCTGGTGCCAGTGCCCCCCACCAGGCAAAGCCCGGGCGGATCCGGGACCTTGCTCCCCGGCAGCTTCCCCCCTCGAGCGTGGGGGCTCGACGAGGCTGACGGAGCAGAGCTTCTCCGGCCATCAATGCACAGCACACTCAAACTATAATTAataaatactccctctgtaaacaaatGGAAGACGTTTTATGTCACTAAGAAGGGAGTGTCCTTTTTTTTGTTATAATTCAGTTTCCAATCCAGCAATCATTCATAGATGCATATCTAAGATGCAATATGCAAGTGTGTACATAGGAACAAGAATGGAATCATTGGAAATTAGTAAGTCAGTAGCAGTCAGAAATGTTAACAATAGAACATGTGAACAACTAAATGATTTCCATACCCCAGGTGTTGCATGGTCCAAACTCTTCTGTGCCTTCACAAGATCTTCCTTTAGCCTATCGATTTCAGCTGTCACACTATTTTCCTCCTTCCAAAATGATCTGTGAAAATTTATTTGAACTAAGTATATATAGTCTAAAGCTACACATCTTGAATCAAATCACAAGGTTATGAATGCTAAGAAATGTGCATacttcctttcatcttgaagtgCATTTTTCTGCTTCGTGAAGTCATTGTGATTCTTTTGCTTGTCTGCAAGAACAGCCTCTAACTTGCTTGATTCACTTCTCCGAGATTCAATGTGGTTTGTCAACTTATTAATTTCGTCTTTAAGCTTCTGACTTTCATCTTGAAGTAAGCTTTCCTGTCATAAAAGCAAAAGTGCAGCCCACGGACCAGCTATGCATCAACAATGGAAATGTGAAAGCTAAAAATAGGAATGATTATATCTTGACTTGTGGCACTAAACTCGTATATCATGACATAACCTGAAATGGATCAAACTACCACCTCTGATCCACAAATAAAGTCATTTTAGAGTTTTACCAGTCAGGCATTTCTAAATTTGACCATCtataaagaaaaaaaatactaacATTCAAATTATCAAATTTACATAACTAGATATATCATGAATTGAATTTTCAAATTTAGAATTATTTTTATGTGAGGCACCATATTTGCACAGAAATTGATGGACAGAGTACCATATTGAAGAATGTGTCATGTCCTAAAAGACTAATGCTTTGGACTGAAGGAAGTAATACACACTCTAATGTAGGGTGGTTCAGTGCAGATTCAAGCGAACCCAAGTAATAAGTAGAATAGCACATCAAAACGAAGGTCAAGAATGAAATTTCAAGTATCAAACAGGTAACTGGTTGAATACCTGCTTTCTATTTGATAAAAGTACACGCTCAAGATCATGAATTTCTTTCCGAAGCCACTCATCTCTGGCAGCCTCATTCTTAAATTGAGTTGCCCTCCCCTGCTTTTGGTACAATATACTCAGCCGCTTCTCGCGGTCCATTATACTATCCCCACAAAATGATGCGTCAATAGGAATATCTATCAACAAGTCGAAAGTATATATGTGTATATTATATTTTACCTTTTTGATATATCTTCCTCTTCCTTCAATTTGGCCGCATGCACCTTACTAATTTGAGCCAATTCAGACTTTGACTTTTCACTTTCTTTCCTCATACTATTTAACTCCCTTACGGCTTCATCCTGCCGATAGATCTTTTAAGTCCGGCAACGAAACAAAGTTACTCAACATCATGAGAAAGATCAAGCATGGCATACCTTTGCTCGTTTTTCACTTGAAATTCTGTCTTTTAAATCTCTCAGATCAAGTTCAATCTGAGAAACTACCTTTAGTGCTTCAGTACGCTTCTTCTCTGCATCGTCCTTTTCAGACTTGGTTTCATTTATCCCTTTAGTAGAGGCTTTTATTTCTTTCTCCAAACTTTTGACCCTCTCACGTAACTCTACCACTTCATTGTCCGCTTGAGACATCCTTTCAGAAATTTGTCTTCGATTATCATCCATCTAACAAGAAATAAATCAAATGTAGTGGGTAGAATAAGCATTATAGGATACAGCAGGATCAATGATATCAGAAAGTTTGGTCTAGAATATCTCATTTCGGAGATAGTGCCAAGGAGATGTAGCATATATTATGGCATAGCAAGCAAGCAGTGATAGCAAGAGAATGTTTACAGGAGTGTATGGTAAAGCATGTTACAATCTTATAGGCACAGGCATGCTACTGAAGAAATACATGTAACGTTTGGCAAAGGAAATAGAGGATAGCATCCACTGACAATTATTTGTCTGAATAGAACTATGTAAGAtatttctatttattttatttatttatcaCCTAATTGCTCAGTTTCCAGGGGAGGTGAGACGAAACCAATTTGCATCAATTCACAGGAAATTCACTAACAAGGCTGGCTGGGTAACAGAACACTAGACATGTGTATATGAAATGACATTTTTTTTACTATTTTATATTTCCACTGGTTACAAAAACAATCAATAAAACACCAGAGACATTTGCTCAAGAAATGAAATATGAAGAGGCTGTTTGGATTGCGCCAGGGTCCGCCTCAGCGCGCCAATTTATTGGTGGCCGATTCCACCGCCCACATCTCGCCAACAAATTGGTGCTGGATTGAACTAGCAAGGCAGAGCAGGCCAGGGCGTACCAATTATTTGGTAGCCATCCAAACACATACACTATGCATGGTCAACCCCAATATTTTGGATAGGCATCTCAGGGCGTAGATCCAAACAGCCCTGAACTTACCAGTTAACACTACCTTCATCCATCAAATAACAAAATAAATATTTCAAAAATAGTGCCTTGTATGCTCTCTTGAGAATCAAGTTACACAGCTGTTAAAGCAGCTGCAGAACAGGACACTGGGCTTTCAGAAAACATTTCTAGTTTTCCACACCAAGTTCTTTGGTCTTGATGAGAGAGCACCACAAGGTTCTTCCATGAGTGATATACAATAGAAAAGATACTCGGGTGGTCATCTGAGTGGGAAATGTTAATGGTTTGTTCATCAAAACTCAGCTGAAGGATCATCTGAGTGGGAAACGTTAATGGTTTGTTCATCAAAACTCAGCTTAAGGCATTCACTCATAAGACAGACTATTAGAACTTGCCTAACAGAACACAATAATACCCAAAATAAACATACATAACAAAAAGGGCGAGTATTACCGAAGCTAATTCATTTCTAGCATCATTTAGTTCATGGTCCAGTATAGTATATTCAAGTGATCTTCTCTGTTTGTCCAGCTGCTGGTACTTCTTTAGTTCCTCCTTCTCTTCATCAAGTTCTCTCAGTCTCTCCTCCAGGTAGCGGACAACTTGATCAATCTGCTTCCTTTTATTGGCTGTTAATGGACATGTCAGCAGGCCACTCAGAAAGATTATAGAGATACTTTTGGTGATTTAAACTTGCCTGTTTCTTGCATTATTTTCAAGCTCTCCCGACGTCTATCTTCATAAACACGCGTACCACCAATCTCTTTGAGAAGATCCAGTCGTTCAGAATCTTTCATTAGAGTAAGGGATGCAATCTAGACATGCAAAAATTGTCAATATTATATCTGAACAAATCCTGGGAACAATCAGATGAATATTTATTACCTTTCCTTGCTGTACAACATAGTATGGATTAGATCGAGAGAAACCAGCGCTCTCCAGCAGATTCATGACTTCAGTTTTACTGAACAAAACAGCAATAAAAAGTGGAGCTGAGCAAGAGACAAGGTACAACACTGTTTTACTGGTTTAGGGCATAAGCCAACATACCTGACATGTTTTCCATCCAAGTAGTATTCATCCTTCTTTGAAGCAACTGTCCTTCGCAAGCGTACCTCTTCTTTATCAACCTGCAGCCAAATTTCATAATTTAGAGGGCTACTGCAAAATCTACGTGCTGATGTGTTGCTCTGGACAAACCGTATAAGTGGAGCAGAGTAGTTTTTATTATGATAATGATATGCATGCACTCATATGGATGATGTGGGTATTGACACTTTTACAAGTGAAATATGCAGCTTGAGACTGAAGTGGATGACTTTAATCAAATACCAACACTTAATAAACTAGAGGACTTACTGGAATACGGTTGTCTGAATTATCAAAAATTATCTCGACAAAAGCAGATACGACTGAGTGTCCAGCACCTTCCTGGCAATGGTTATTAGTATCAAACACCAGTCACCTATTTTAAGTATTCAGATTGATCAATGAAGGAGAAGGCATACATGGAGAAGAGCTCCCCTGTCCTCACTGCGCAGGTTCTGAAACATGTCACTCAGGACAAAGCGTATAGCTACAGCATTCAGCACGGTGAAATTAGGATGGGAGTAGCACACAAGCGTCAATAACCATAAGAATGAATAGTAATTCAGCAGATGTTTTAAGGCATTACCATGGAAAAAATTTGATTTGCCAGATCCATTTGCACCAACTGCAACAAACAGTTAAATCAATGTTAGTGCATTAGCAGCACAAAAACTATGTGATGAACTCTAAAGTGGACTTCTATGATACTTGCAATAAATTGATACTTCGGTACTTAACCAAATATGTCATCAGGAAAGACAAAGAATGGAAATCGCTACCATGCAAGCCAATAATGAAAGCACGATAGAGTTTTAACAGAAAGAAGTCATCACAAGAGCACATTTCATTTATTTAATTCGAACGTGCATGTGATGGCTATGCAAATCTAGAGAACGATGTAAAATGTCAGAGAAACACTGAACAATGACTTGAGTCTTGGATCAACATCTAGTAAGTATGCGATTAGCTAACTACATAAGGATTATCTGGTCCAGGCCCCAGAGACCTGGAGGTGGCTGTTTGACAGGCTGACAGTGACAACACCTTAAGTTACCATGAGGCAGCTGACAACCGAAACACATGAACCTCAGAACCATATGGCCAAGTTCATTACAGAGAGAGGAAGATTACCGACTACGTTAACTTTGGGGCTGAAAGGTTCTGTCGAGGTCTCCTCCCTGTAGCTTTTAAACCCTTCGATTATAACCTGCACAGACAGCTCTTACGTCAAGAGGATGAAGCAGTGACATGATAAAAAAATGGTACAGACAAAGTCATTCTGAAGCTAGCACAGTTACCTTCTTTATATACATGGCTAAGACGGGGAGAGATCACACCACCATTAATTCCTGCAAACAGAGGAAGACCACTCATGAATAGAGCATCAGGGTGAACTAAAACTCTACAGGCCGGCTGGCAAATGTGTGAGCAAACAACCGTGCTAAGGTGGTGCTCTGGTTTGAAGCTGCAACCGCGACCAAAATTAATGTGGATGGATTACAGTGGTCCGGTTTTTCCAGTAGAATTGAGCATAGCAACTAAGGTTTTTCCAAGTTTTCCTGGTCCGGCTCGAATTAGGGGTGATCATTATTCAGCATCTCAGAAACCAAGAGCTGAACGAAACAGTCACAAAATGCCGCACAGACCCGTCAGACAGCGCACCGCTGCCTCCGATTTCCAGGCACGGATAGATCAATCCAACAGACCAAAGGGCTGCCAGCAACTATACATGACTGCGCCAACAAATAACTCGTGCAGGGTAAGGAAGCAGCAGCCCGAAGAGCGCATCCTACTGCACTACACTACGCCACACACCCGCGTGTAAACCACTCCAGGATCCCAGGAATTATCCACCACGAAGGAGCCCGGGGCCGCGAATCGCCGTTCCACCCGCGGCCGCGAGAGCGAGCCCGGAGCCCCCGCCCGTCAGATTCGGAACTAGCGGGCTAGCTAGGGTTTAGGGCGCGGGCGCGGGGCGAGCGTTCGCCCGCGCGGGAGGCCGACGGGGGGAGAAGCGGGGGGTCGCGAGGGGCGCGGGGCGGAGCTGCGGAACCGGAAACCCTAGCTGGCTAGCTTGGCtcaggcgcgcccgggcttggcggCGGAGGGAGGGGGAGAGCCCTGGCGCCTGCCTCGAGGACCCCGTGGTACGCGCTCGGACCGCGGCGGCTGCTGGCTGCCGTGTACggagaggggaagggggaggaggGATTTACCTCGCCGGAATGGCGGTGGGAGCGGGCGAGCGAGCGTGCTCCACTGGGCGGGAAGCGGAGGCGGAGCGGGGCGGGAGGGGGGGAAGAAGGAGCGAGAGTCCAGTCCAAGAGGAGTCGTCGCGCTGCTCTGCTCTGCTCCGAAACGAGACCAGAGGAGGAGAGGGCCAGCCGGCCAGGCCCAACGTCAACGTGCACCCGGTTCTTCCCGTGCTGGTCTGGGTCTGGGTCTGGTTCGACCATTCCAGTCCAGGCTCCGGTTCCATTCGAATCACCTCTGTTTATTGAGCTTCAGATTCAGATATCAGATCTTTTATTATTTTTTTGAAGTGAATCCATGGGTGATTCGAATCCCATCAAAGTTGAAATAAACAGGGTCGAATCTAGAATCTGAAGCAAACAACTATTTTGTGTGAGCTTCAACAGTCATTTTGTTTCAGATTTAGATATCAGATTCAGCTTTGTCAGTGAAGCTGGATGTAGAAGATAAAACAAAAAAGCTATTCCGAATAAGCTTTGTCGGTGAAGCAACATCTTAAGTCAGGCCGTTGTCACTGCAATTGCCTGAAGCATCTCAAAGTGTGCTTCAGTGACGAAATTGATTCCGTGAATCAGCTTTACAACTGAAGCGAATCCATATGTGATTTGAGTCCAATCAAACCTAAAACAAACTATAGACCGCATAAATCAACTCTGCCAGTAAAGAGAATCTATAGGTGTTTCGAATCCAATCAAAAACGAAACAAACATGCCCCTCCTCTTGTGGATAAAACATTGGttccaaattcaaatttgaaccacGTGCTCGAAGACAAAATTGAAAGGATAAGGTAGCAGTACGATGCTGGTCCGCCGTGGTTAGGGTTTCTCTAGAGGCGATTGGGAGCCTGCATAGGGTTTCCAAAACTCGTGGGTGACTGTTCTTCGACGGCTGATGTAGACCGAACCTCATGGTGAGACCCGATCCGTTGTTggggcccgatctttcacgacaCTCCACCACCAGCAGTAGCAACCTCTCGCCCGTGCACGCGATGTACACGAAGTAGAGGATTTGAACCTTGCGGCCCAGCACGAGAAAACCAATCTCGACGAAGGTACTCACGCTCAAAACAATTTCCACGAAGAGAAATCGCAAAACAGAGGTTTTCTGAAGATCCCTCCAAAACTTGATACGGGTGTGTCTACCCTGAAAAACACATTGTGTCTATTTCATATAAAAATAACCTACTTTTACATGGACCGGACCTAGCTATTTATAGAAATAACTTGGAAGAGGCACGCACATGTACCTCCTAAAGGCTGGACTCTTTCTAGATTTAAACTAACTTGCTTTTACATCTCGGCAAGCATGCAAAGACCTACTAAAATAAAGTTTGACTATTTTATTTGATTGCTCCTTGATCTATTTTTTCCAACATGGCGGCCCCCACCCAGACTCAATTAAACTCATGATCTTCCACGTGATAAACTTCCATCTGCGTGTAACTTTTGGTCGTTCAGGTGGCTGTAACCGTCCAAAGAAATAACTAACGTGATTTATTCCCTTTGAGAAGGAATTAAACTCTTGCACATCCACGTAGTACACAACTTGATGGCTTCTAATTGACTTTTGGCTGGACCCACACCCATGCATGTGTGTTCCTTCACGTCCTGATTTAGGGGAATATAGAAACATAACTCCATACTTGCTCATTATTTGTACAACTGTGTCACGCTTAGATGTGATGCCTACAAATTCATCTTCATCTTGAAAAACATCTGTAGCATATTCAGTACTAGATGAATACGTTGTTGTATCAACAGTGATCATCGCACTTAAATTACACGCGGCCATATCAACGGCGACGGTGATTGCGGCAGTAGAGTCCGTGTCTGGTGGCTAGGTTAGGGTTTTCTCTCGAGTGAGAATGTTGGTTTGCATGTGTGAGGAAGAAGGCATTAGAGGAATCTTTTTCAAGGACGCACACCTCAAGAGATCTCCTGCGGGTGCAAAGTCGCTGGAAGAAACTATCGGATTGGATGAGAGGGTTGGTATTGACAGAGAATGAAGCATGGGGagtcactacaggaatcagctactttgccgtccgCCAAGGCAGACGGCAAAGCCTTTgtcgtctgccgcggacggcaaagggCTCCGGCAAAGATAGGATCGGTAAAGACCTTCTTTGTTGTCTGCTTTTTgaagcggacggcaaaggggcATTTGCCATCAGCGGTTGACGGCAAAGAAAGGAGACGGAAATTAATTCGCTGTTAGTCCGTTAGGTGGCTAACGGCAgtctttgtcgtccgccagctgacggcaaagagcatCGGGCCTTTGCCGTCGGCCAAATGACGTCAGCTGGACGTCACTGCCCACCAAGGCTTTGCCATCCGCCACTGTAGGCAACTGCGGTTATCCTTTgtcgtctgccactgtaggcaaaggTTTTGTCGTccgccactgtaggcaaactgaccaaatgggtcagctcccaggaaacACAGGTGGCTGCCACgtggcttctttgccgtccgcggcggaCAACAAAGAGCCCGTTGCCATCGGTGGTAGACGACAAAGAGCCTGCATTATTTCACAGGGCTATTTCACAGCAAACATATGACATGTCCAGCATATAAGTTTCATCGTACATACATATAGTTCCATCCATTCATACATAGCAAGTTGCACATACACATTGTTCCATCGATATCCACACATATTACAATGCAAAGTTTCATGAAGATAGCAAGttccatcatagcaagctagaagaatactagaagagaatgaaagaaaaaaacaagcactccatcatagcaagatagcttccgtgaagtgaatgaaatctgcaaaatggcaaataagaaagttagaaaaaggtgactagaagaagaagactagaagaagaagtatatgtcatttatgagctaacttaggtgaaatggatcatttatgagctaacttagttgaaatggatcgtttataagctaactaaggtgaaatggatcatttatgagctaacttagttgaatggatcgtttatgagctaactaaggtgaaatggtgtaggggaacgtagtaatttcaaaaattcctacgcacacgcaagatcatggtgatgcatagcaacgagatgggagagtgttgtctacgtaccctcgtagaccgaagcggaagcgttgatgcaacgtagaggaagtagtcgtacgtcttcccggtccaaccgatccaagcaccgttactccggtacctccgagttcttggcacacgttcagctcgatgacgctccccgggctccgatccagcaaagcttcggggaggagttccgtcagcacgacggcgtggtgatgatcttgatgttcaaccgtcgcagggcttcgcctaagcaccgctacaatatgatcgaggtggaatatggtggcagggggcaccgcacacggctaaggaacgatctcaaggatcaacttgtgtgtctagaggtgccccctgcctccgtatataaaggagacaagggggaggggctggccggccaaggagggcgcgccaggagagtcctactccctctgggagtaggattccccccccccaatcctagttggaatatgATTCCTtaagggggggaaagagagagagggggggcggccacctctccttgtcctaataggactaggggaggggggaggcgcgcagcccaccttgggctgcccctttcacctttccactaaagcccactaaggcccatatagctcccgggggttccggtaacctcccggtactccggtaaaatccctatttcacccggaacacttccgatatccaaacataggcttccaatatatcaatctttatgtctcgaccatttcgagactcctcgtcatgtccgtgatcacatccgggactccgaactaacttcggtacatcaaaatgcataaactcataataactgtcatcgtaacgttaagcgtgcggaccctacggttcgagaacaatgtagacatgaccgagacacgtctctggtcaataaccaatagcgggacctggatgcccatattggctcctac
Coding sequences within it:
- the LOC125531690 gene encoding structural maintenance of chromosomes protein 3-like, yielding MYIKKVIIEGFKSYREETSTEPFSPKVNVVVGANGSGKSNFFHAIRFVLSDMFQNLRSEDRGALLHEGAGHSVVSAFVEIIFDNSDNRIPVDKEEVRLRRTVASKKDEYYLDGKHVSKTEVMNLLESAGFSRSNPYYVVQQGKIASLTLMKDSERLDLLKEIGGTRVYEDRRRESLKIMQETANKRKQIDQVVRYLEERLRELDEEKEELKKYQQLDKQRRSLEYTILDHELNDARNELASMDDNRRQISERMSQADNEVVELRERVKSLEKEIKASTKGINETKSEKDDAEKKRTEALKVVSQIELDLRDLKDRISSEKRAKDEAVRELNSMRKESEKSKSELAQISKVHAAKLKEEEDISKSIMDREKRLSILYQKQGRATQFKNEAARDEWLRKEIHDLERVLLSNRKQESLLQDESQKLKDEINKLTNHIESRRSESSKLEAVLADKQKNHNDFTKQKNALQDERKSFWKEENSVTAEIDRLKEDLVKAQKSLDHATPGDIRRGLNSVSRIIRDHGIGGVFGPVLELVDCEEKFFTAVEVTAGNSLFHVVVENDDISTRIIQVLTREKGGRVTFIPLNRVHAPNVNVPQSSDFVPLLKKLKFRAEHRRAFEQVFGRTVICRDLETATRVARSNSLDCITLDGDQVAKKGGMTGGFYDSRRSRLKFVKVIRDNKAEIEKKTAHLENVGKKLKDIDKKITDLITKHQQMDAERDHAKSELEQFKADIASATKQKGSLEKALAKKEKSLANIRNQIEQIQSGIAMKNDEMGTELIDQLTLEERDLLSRLNPEITRLKEKFLSCKNSRIEIETRKEELENNLSTNLMRRQKELEAIISSADSKTLPVEVEAKEQELKESKRTLDEATTVLKANVDAINAHTRQMEQLKKQRDDLKALEANLEQTVQDGAKDLEQLMSSRSTYLVKQDECMKKIRDLGSLPADAFETYKRKNKKQLQKLLYDCNEQLKQFSHVNQKALDQYVNFTEQREQLQRRRAELDAGDEKIRELISVLDQRKDESIERTFKGVARHFREVFSELVQGGHGYLVMMKKKDGDAADDDMDEDAPREADPEGRIEKYIGVKVKVSFTGKGETQSMKQLSGGQKTVVALTLIFAIQRCDPAPFYLFDEIDAALDPQYRTAVGSVVRRLADLADTQFIATTFRPEILKVADKIYGVTHKNRVSFINVVSKEQAMDFIEHDQTANAS